In Archocentrus centrarchus isolate MPI-CPG fArcCen1 chromosome 16, fArcCen1, whole genome shotgun sequence, a single window of DNA contains:
- the slc25a40 gene encoding mitochondrial glutathione transporter SLC25A40: MNNQSPAPPASDAITPLQQMVASCSGAILTSLFVTPLDVVKIRLQAQKNPFPKGKCFVYCNGLMDHICVCENGNSKAWYKAPGHFSSTLDAFVKIVRHEGIRSLWSGLPPTLVMAVPATVIYFTCYDQLCAALRVRMGDHAQEAPLIAGATARVGSATMISPLELIRTKLQSQKQSYRELTQCIRSAVEAEGWLSLWRGLGPTLLRDVPFSAMYWYNYERGKNWLRDLSTATEPTLTITFISGAVSGSIASIVTLPFDVVKTRRQVELGELQAKNLPGQASSTFCVMCRIVAEDGFRGLFAGLLPRLIKVAPACAIMISTYEFGKAFFRKQNKERILASLQTTNP, translated from the exons ATGAATAATCAAAGTCCCGCTCCCCCTGCCAGTGATGCCATTACGCCCCTCCAACAGATGGTGGCGTCCTGCTCCGGCGCCATCCTTACATCGCTGTTTG tcacACCTTTGGATGTTGTGAAGATCAGACTACAAGCACAGAAAAATCCCTTCCCCAAAG GCAAATGCTTTGTGTACTGCAATGGACTAATGGaccacatatgtgtgtgtgaaaatgggAATTCCAAGGCCTGGTACAAAGCCCCGGGTCACTTCAGTAGCACACTG GATGCCTTTGTCAAGATAGTAAGGCATGAGGGAATCAGGTCATTATGGAGCGGTCTGCCTCCAACACT TGTGATGGCAGTCCCAGCAACAGTGATCTACTTCACTTGTTATGACCAGCTGTGCGCAGCACTGAGGGTCAGGATGGGAGACCATGCTCAGGAGGCTCCTCTCATAGCAGGAGCTACTGCTAGAG TGGGTTCGGCGACAATGATCAGCCCTCTGGAACTGATCCGCACTAAACTGCAGTCTCAGAAACAGTCGTACAGGGAGCTGACTCAGTGTATCCGTTCAGCAGTGGAGGCAGAGGGCTGGCTGTCTCTGTGGAGGGGTTTGGGGCCCACGCTTCTCCGAGACGTGCCCTTCTCGGCCATGTACTGGTACAACTATGAGAGGGGCAAGAACTGGCTGCGTGACTTGTCTACTGCCACAGAACCCACGCTGACCATCACCTTCATATCTGGAGCTGTGTCAGGATCT attgcaTCTATTGTAACTTTACCTTTTGATGTCGTCAAAACAAGAAGACAGGTGGAGCTTGGAGAACTACAAGCAAAGAACT tgccagGTCAGGCCTCTTCCACCTTCTGTGTGATGTGCAGGATTGTGGCAGAGGATGGGTTTAGAGGGCTGTTTGCAG GTTTGCTTCCCAGGCTGATAAAAGTGGCCCCAGCCTGTGCCATCATGATCAGCACTTATGAGTTTGGAAAGGCCTTTTTccgcaaacaaaacaaagagcggATACTTGCGTCGCTGCAAACCACTAACCCCTGA
- the dbf4 gene encoding protein DBF4 homolog A isoform X1, translating to MNGTDEDFVGYVDSRREKKKNNLFSIKENKMKPKRTQKHPGSNREGKGGHTGEKVTLSQAKRTSLPAQVKPFAGKVFYLDLPSNRVAETLESDIKQLGGTVEKFFSKDIKYLVSNKREARYVKCLRQDSPVPSPDSGPSSPCPRSNPQCPGSHGDIKSRSQGQTDTFVTSRGKSLVERVVKEQERAQMNKILSNALEWGIKILYVDDLIAYVHKKKKLISNTVPAATAINVGDKAASATKQSLGKCKGGRISKPFIKVEDSSRHYRPVYLTMPNMPEFNLKTSAPCSPFCPEDKDPPVNKQLGHRGVKASGSEERAHGRKKNRDKKRGGYCECCTVKYNQLTVHLQSGCHQAFSKSDEYLAVDRLVSTLTHNFMHIKTSKLKRPKCSVSSVLIAPGPCGEPELRHKGNPSETVQEEEPWTVDVNKELNSRQDLKIRSAPVSAELIHKEGDQRNCYTYSGRSRHKSLARKRPCRQNSLTSCTQKANQARNPQFESEEAPSRSEFLPSLPTRDSQDDPVKQILHDNMNTQTELSSKSLSVKTNEQESDKKMTESFSPVQKIQRKIKVYKHKRRKVDPNVEHVEPCDVPDNSLLKLWKLFQSSDDMDVEFHGFED from the exons ATGAAC GGGACTGATGAGGACTTTGTGGGGTATGTTGACTCAAGacgggagaagaagaaaaacaaccttttctctattaaagagaataaaatgaagccaaaacgCACTCAGAAGCATCCGGGATCCAACAGGGAAG GAAAAGGTGGCCATACTGGTGAAAAGGTGACACTGAGCCAAGCAAAGCGGACATCACTTCCTGCACAAGTCAAGCCATTTGCTGGAAAAGTGTTTTACCTGGACCTGCCATCAAACAGAGTAGCAGAAACATTGGAGAGTGACATCAAACAACTGGGAGGG ACTGTGGAGAAGTTCTTCAGTAAGGACATTAAGTATCTGGTATCCAACAAGCGGGAGGCTAGGTATGTGAAGTGCCTCAGACAGGACTCTCCTGTCCCTAGCCCAGACTCTGGACCAAGTTCACCGTGTCCTCGCTCAAACCCCCAGTGCCCTGGGAGCCATGGCGACATCAAGAGCAGGTCTCAAGGACAAACAGACACA TTTGTCACAAGCCGAGGGAAGTCTCTGGTGGAGAGAGTAGTGAAAGAGCAG gagaGGGCTCAAATGAACAAGATCCTGTCAAATGCCCTGGAGTGGGGTATAAAAATCCTATATGTAGATG ATTTAATAGCATATgttcataagaaaaaaaagctcatcAGCAACACAGTTCCTGCAGCCACTGCCATCAACGTGGGT GACAAAGCTGCTTCTGCAACAAAACAAAGCCTGGGGAAATGCAAAg GTGGGCGGATTAGTAAACCTTTCATCAAGGTTGAGGATTCAAGTAG GCACTACCGTCCAGTCTACCTCACAATGCCAAATATGCCGGAGTTCAACCTGAAAACCAGTGCTCCCTGTAGTCCTTTCTGTCCTGAGGATAAGGATCCCCCTGTAAATAAACAGCTGGGACACAG AGGTGTGAAAGCCTCGGGCAGTGAGGAGAGAGCTCACGGACGAAAGAAGAACAGAGACAAGAAACGAGGCGGTTACTGCGAGTGCTGTACAGTCAAATATAACCAGCTAACAGTG CATCTGCAGAGTGGATGTCACCAAGCTTTCTCTAAGAGTGATGAGTACTTGGCGGTGGACAGATTGGTTTCAACCCTGACCCACAACTTCATGCACATTAAAACTTCTAAACTCAAAAg ACCAAAGTGCAGTGTTTCCTCTGTTCTGATTGCTCCCGGACCATGTGGAGAACCTGAACTAAGGCACAAGGGAAATCCTTCAGAGACTGTTCAAGAAGAGGAGCCGTGGACTGTTGATGTGAACAAGGAATTAAATTCCAGACAGGATCTAAAAATCAGATCAGCACCTGTCTCTGCTGAGTTGATTCACAAAGAGGGCGACCAGAGGAACTGTTACACTTACTCAGGCAGATCTAGACACAAATCGCTTGCACGTAAACGGCCGTGCAGACAGAATTCATTGACTTCTTGCACACAAAAAGCTAATCAGGCTCGAAATCCTCAGTTCGAGTCAGAAGAAGCCCCCTCTAGAAGTGAATTTCTTCCCTCTTTGCCCACCAGAGATTCTCAGGATGACCCGGTGAAACAGATACTTCACGATAATATGAACACACAGACTGAATTATCCTCAAAAAGCCTCAGTGttaagacaaatgaacaagagTCTGATAAGAAAATGACTGAaagcttctctccagtgcagaAAATTCAGAGGAAGATAAAAGTCTACAAGCACAAAAGACGGAAAGTGGACCCAAATGTTGAACATGTAGAGCCTTGTGACGTTCCTGACAACTCTTTATTGAAGCTCTGGAAGCTTTTTCAGTCCAGCGACGACATGGATGTGGAGTTTCATGGATTTGAGGACTAG
- the dbf4 gene encoding protein DBF4 homolog A isoform X2, whose protein sequence is MKPKRTQKHPGSNREGKGGHTGEKVTLSQAKRTSLPAQVKPFAGKVFYLDLPSNRVAETLESDIKQLGGTVEKFFSKDIKYLVSNKREARYVKCLRQDSPVPSPDSGPSSPCPRSNPQCPGSHGDIKSRSQGQTDTFVTSRGKSLVERVVKEQERAQMNKILSNALEWGIKILYVDDLIAYVHKKKKLISNTVPAATAINVGDKAASATKQSLGKCKGGRISKPFIKVEDSSRHYRPVYLTMPNMPEFNLKTSAPCSPFCPEDKDPPVNKQLGHRGVKASGSEERAHGRKKNRDKKRGGYCECCTVKYNQLTVHLQSGCHQAFSKSDEYLAVDRLVSTLTHNFMHIKTSKLKRPKCSVSSVLIAPGPCGEPELRHKGNPSETVQEEEPWTVDVNKELNSRQDLKIRSAPVSAELIHKEGDQRNCYTYSGRSRHKSLARKRPCRQNSLTSCTQKANQARNPQFESEEAPSRSEFLPSLPTRDSQDDPVKQILHDNMNTQTELSSKSLSVKTNEQESDKKMTESFSPVQKIQRKIKVYKHKRRKVDPNVEHVEPCDVPDNSLLKLWKLFQSSDDMDVEFHGFED, encoded by the exons atgaagccaaaacgCACTCAGAAGCATCCGGGATCCAACAGGGAAG GAAAAGGTGGCCATACTGGTGAAAAGGTGACACTGAGCCAAGCAAAGCGGACATCACTTCCTGCACAAGTCAAGCCATTTGCTGGAAAAGTGTTTTACCTGGACCTGCCATCAAACAGAGTAGCAGAAACATTGGAGAGTGACATCAAACAACTGGGAGGG ACTGTGGAGAAGTTCTTCAGTAAGGACATTAAGTATCTGGTATCCAACAAGCGGGAGGCTAGGTATGTGAAGTGCCTCAGACAGGACTCTCCTGTCCCTAGCCCAGACTCTGGACCAAGTTCACCGTGTCCTCGCTCAAACCCCCAGTGCCCTGGGAGCCATGGCGACATCAAGAGCAGGTCTCAAGGACAAACAGACACA TTTGTCACAAGCCGAGGGAAGTCTCTGGTGGAGAGAGTAGTGAAAGAGCAG gagaGGGCTCAAATGAACAAGATCCTGTCAAATGCCCTGGAGTGGGGTATAAAAATCCTATATGTAGATG ATTTAATAGCATATgttcataagaaaaaaaagctcatcAGCAACACAGTTCCTGCAGCCACTGCCATCAACGTGGGT GACAAAGCTGCTTCTGCAACAAAACAAAGCCTGGGGAAATGCAAAg GTGGGCGGATTAGTAAACCTTTCATCAAGGTTGAGGATTCAAGTAG GCACTACCGTCCAGTCTACCTCACAATGCCAAATATGCCGGAGTTCAACCTGAAAACCAGTGCTCCCTGTAGTCCTTTCTGTCCTGAGGATAAGGATCCCCCTGTAAATAAACAGCTGGGACACAG AGGTGTGAAAGCCTCGGGCAGTGAGGAGAGAGCTCACGGACGAAAGAAGAACAGAGACAAGAAACGAGGCGGTTACTGCGAGTGCTGTACAGTCAAATATAACCAGCTAACAGTG CATCTGCAGAGTGGATGTCACCAAGCTTTCTCTAAGAGTGATGAGTACTTGGCGGTGGACAGATTGGTTTCAACCCTGACCCACAACTTCATGCACATTAAAACTTCTAAACTCAAAAg ACCAAAGTGCAGTGTTTCCTCTGTTCTGATTGCTCCCGGACCATGTGGAGAACCTGAACTAAGGCACAAGGGAAATCCTTCAGAGACTGTTCAAGAAGAGGAGCCGTGGACTGTTGATGTGAACAAGGAATTAAATTCCAGACAGGATCTAAAAATCAGATCAGCACCTGTCTCTGCTGAGTTGATTCACAAAGAGGGCGACCAGAGGAACTGTTACACTTACTCAGGCAGATCTAGACACAAATCGCTTGCACGTAAACGGCCGTGCAGACAGAATTCATTGACTTCTTGCACACAAAAAGCTAATCAGGCTCGAAATCCTCAGTTCGAGTCAGAAGAAGCCCCCTCTAGAAGTGAATTTCTTCCCTCTTTGCCCACCAGAGATTCTCAGGATGACCCGGTGAAACAGATACTTCACGATAATATGAACACACAGACTGAATTATCCTCAAAAAGCCTCAGTGttaagacaaatgaacaagagTCTGATAAGAAAATGACTGAaagcttctctccagtgcagaAAATTCAGAGGAAGATAAAAGTCTACAAGCACAAAAGACGGAAAGTGGACCCAAATGTTGAACATGTAGAGCCTTGTGACGTTCCTGACAACTCTTTATTGAAGCTCTGGAAGCTTTTTCAGTCCAGCGACGACATGGATGTGGAGTTTCATGGATTTGAGGACTAG